Proteins encoded within one genomic window of Deinococcus sedimenti:
- the mltG gene encoding endolytic transglycosylase MltG has protein sequence MRRGGAGCLRVLAIFTLLVFGAVGGALWYVRGLLGPAGGPAYTLEVKPGDTLAGVASTLEQQRIVKNGDVLRFLMRRSGTAGSLKEGLYDLTGTMTAEQVAQKLAGPARIPTVSVTIPEGRRVRDLPAIFQKAGFDGSAILKVLNDASLSPYAGGRQKNLEGFLFPATYDLRPQATPQQIVQTLLDRMNQEFTPERIASAKKLGLSVRDWVILASMVQAEAANDAEMPIISGVFLNRLRDGMTLGSDPTVAYGLGKNLPELDRSAGDFRRDTPYSTYTRAGLPAGPINNPGQAALLAVLQPKRTLPDGRDAVYFLHGLDGNIYVNHTFAEHNRDIARHR, from the coding sequence GTGAGGCGCGGCGGCGCCGGATGCCTGCGCGTCCTGGCCATCTTCACCCTGCTGGTCTTCGGCGCGGTCGGCGGCGCGCTGTGGTACGTGCGCGGCCTCCTGGGGCCAGCGGGCGGTCCTGCCTACACCCTGGAGGTCAAACCCGGCGACACCCTGGCGGGCGTGGCGAGCACGCTCGAGCAGCAGCGGATCGTGAAGAACGGCGACGTGCTGCGCTTCCTGATGCGCCGCAGCGGCACCGCCGGCAGCCTGAAAGAGGGCCTGTACGACCTGACCGGCACCATGACCGCCGAGCAGGTCGCGCAGAAGCTCGCCGGGCCCGCCCGCATTCCCACCGTCAGCGTCACCATCCCCGAGGGGCGGCGCGTGCGGGACCTGCCTGCCATCTTCCAGAAGGCCGGATTCGACGGCTCGGCCATCCTGAAGGTCCTGAACGACGCTTCACTCAGTCCCTACGCGGGCGGCAGGCAGAAGAACCTCGAGGGGTTCCTGTTCCCCGCCACGTACGACCTGCGCCCCCAGGCCACCCCGCAGCAGATCGTGCAGACCCTGCTGGACCGCATGAACCAGGAATTCACGCCCGAACGCATCGCCAGCGCCAAAAAGCTGGGCCTGAGCGTCCGCGACTGGGTGATCCTGGCCAGCATGGTGCAGGCCGAGGCCGCCAACGACGCCGAGATGCCCATCATCTCCGGGGTGTTCCTGAACCGCCTGCGCGACGGCATGACCCTCGGCAGCGACCCGACCGTCGCGTACGGTCTGGGCAAGAACCTGCCGGAACTCGACCGCAGCGCCGGGGACTTCCGCCGGGACACGCCGTACTCCACGTACACCCGCGCCGGGCTGCCTGCCGGGCCCATCAACAACCCCGGGCAGGCCGCGCTGCTCGCCGTTCTGCAACCCAAACGCACCCTGCCCGACGGGCGGGACGCCGTGTACTTCCTGCATGGCCTGGACGGCAACATCTACGTGAATCACACGTTCGCGGAGCACAACCGCG